The following proteins are encoded in a genomic region of Amphiura filiformis chromosome 18, Afil_fr2py, whole genome shotgun sequence:
- the LOC140138756 gene encoding uncharacterized protein isoform X1, which produces MLSTLKNVMAYIVSCWVASTWGQTGEYIGCYSAVSLSFIQFSTTLTPSSCISSCWSSNYSYAGVSYRYYLPACTCTNSLELASLISDEYCRVSCPQENHLACGGYGVNRIFSIVPPTTVEPIRTTPTTVFQDSSTAEMTTLVPEITTMVTTQIIVTEQDVTFTEDTSSEGRDLSTLFVDGTEFPKRQTDLELWYICGAISLVFIVSLVIVAFNIRNNRRKWSHPKSFDPETAGPRASDNIYDEGDMPKSPIYQEVDTDDERAAYTEVPETAGPEPNAFYHTVHRPQSTTADDEVKYGNTGVMLAGGAIYEDANEIRPATECSKNKRKESHSSSVGSVENALYSKSTKVSQSSVGSVENVIYDNRKCDYSKKVSKDRQSTSYKQSCSSIGS; this is translated from the exons ATGTTGTCAACTTTGAAAAATGTTATGGCTTATATCGTCAGCTGTTGGGTTGCGAGTACTTGGGGCCAAACCGGAG AATACATCGGCTGTTACAGTGCAGTATCATTATCATTCATACAGTTCTCCACAACTCTCACCCCTTCGTCCTGCATATCGTCCTGTTGGTCCAGCAACTATTCCTATGCTGGTGTTTCATACAGGTACTATCTTCCAGCATGCACCTGCACAAACTCATTGGAATTGGCTTCACTAATCTCTGATGAATACTGCAGAGTATCGTGTCCGCAGGAAAATCATCTGGCGTGTGGTGGTTATGGGGTCAATCGGATATTCAGTATTG TACCACCAACGACCGTTGAACCCATAAGAACAACTCCTACCACAGTATTTCAGGATTCTTCGACAGCTGAAATGACAACACTTGTTCCGGAAATAACTACTATGGTAACGACTCAAATTATCGTGACGGAACAGGACGTGACTTTTACGGAAGATACTTCGTCCGAGGGTAGAGATCTATCGACGTTGTTTGTTGACGGAACTGAATTCCCTAAAAGGCAAACAG ATCTGGAATTATGGTATATTTGCGGAGCAATTTCGCTCGTATTTATCGTCAGCCTTGTTATCGTTGCCTTTAATATCAGAAACAATCGACGCAAGTGGTCTCACCCTAAATCTTTTGATCCAGAAACTGCGGGACCACGTGCCAGTGATAACATCTATGATGAAGGAGATATGCCGAAGTCACCAATTTATCAAGAGGTTGATACTGACGATGAGCGTGCCGCTTACACAGAGGTACCGGAAACAGCCGGTCCAGAACCAAATGCGTTTTATCATACGGTTCATCGGCCACAAAGTACAACTGCAGATGACGAAGTGAAGTATGGGAATACAGGCGTAATGCTCGCTGGGGGCGCTATATATGAAGACGCCAATGAGATACGTCCTGCAACCGAatgttcaaaaaataaaaggaaagaGTCACATAGCAGTTCTGTTGGTTCGGTGGAAAACGCATTGTATTCAAAGTCAACAAAGGTGTCTCAGAGCTCGGTTGGATCTGTTGAaaacgttatttatgataacagGAAGTGCGATTACTCCAAAAAAGTTTCAAAAGACAGACAATCAACGTCTTACAAACAATCATGCAGTTCGATTGGATCGTAG
- the LOC140138756 gene encoding uncharacterized protein isoform X2: protein MLWLISSAVGLRVLGAKPEFSTTLTPSSCISSCWSSNYSYAGVSYRYYLPACTCTNSLELASLISDEYCRVSCPQENHLACGGYGVNRIFSIVPPTTVEPIRTTPTTVFQDSSTAEMTTLVPEITTMVTTQIIVTEQDVTFTEDTSSEGRDLSTLFVDGTEFPKRQTDLELWYICGAISLVFIVSLVIVAFNIRNNRRKWSHPKSFDPETAGPRASDNIYDEGDMPKSPIYQEVDTDDERAAYTEVPETAGPEPNAFYHTVHRPQSTTADDEVKYGNTGVMLAGGAIYEDANEIRPATECSKNKRKESHSSSVGSVENALYSKSTKVSQSSVGSVENVIYDNRKCDYSKKVSKDRQSTSYKQSCSSIGS from the exons ATGTTATGGCTTATATCGTCAGCTGTTGGGTTGCGAGTACTTGGGGCCAAACCGGAG TTCTCCACAACTCTCACCCCTTCGTCCTGCATATCGTCCTGTTGGTCCAGCAACTATTCCTATGCTGGTGTTTCATACAGGTACTATCTTCCAGCATGCACCTGCACAAACTCATTGGAATTGGCTTCACTAATCTCTGATGAATACTGCAGAGTATCGTGTCCGCAGGAAAATCATCTGGCGTGTGGTGGTTATGGGGTCAATCGGATATTCAGTATTG TACCACCAACGACCGTTGAACCCATAAGAACAACTCCTACCACAGTATTTCAGGATTCTTCGACAGCTGAAATGACAACACTTGTTCCGGAAATAACTACTATGGTAACGACTCAAATTATCGTGACGGAACAGGACGTGACTTTTACGGAAGATACTTCGTCCGAGGGTAGAGATCTATCGACGTTGTTTGTTGACGGAACTGAATTCCCTAAAAGGCAAACAG ATCTGGAATTATGGTATATTTGCGGAGCAATTTCGCTCGTATTTATCGTCAGCCTTGTTATCGTTGCCTTTAATATCAGAAACAATCGACGCAAGTGGTCTCACCCTAAATCTTTTGATCCAGAAACTGCGGGACCACGTGCCAGTGATAACATCTATGATGAAGGAGATATGCCGAAGTCACCAATTTATCAAGAGGTTGATACTGACGATGAGCGTGCCGCTTACACAGAGGTACCGGAAACAGCCGGTCCAGAACCAAATGCGTTTTATCATACGGTTCATCGGCCACAAAGTACAACTGCAGATGACGAAGTGAAGTATGGGAATACAGGCGTAATGCTCGCTGGGGGCGCTATATATGAAGACGCCAATGAGATACGTCCTGCAACCGAatgttcaaaaaataaaaggaaagaGTCACATAGCAGTTCTGTTGGTTCGGTGGAAAACGCATTGTATTCAAAGTCAACAAAGGTGTCTCAGAGCTCGGTTGGATCTGTTGAaaacgttatttatgataacagGAAGTGCGATTACTCCAAAAAAGTTTCAAAAGACAGACAATCAACGTCTTACAAACAATCATGCAGTTCGATTGGATCGTAG